A single window of Ischnura elegans chromosome 8, ioIscEleg1.1, whole genome shotgun sequence DNA harbors:
- the LOC124163778 gene encoding uncharacterized protein K02A2.6-like, translated as MVKEVIKALPMSDTRLEEVREKQERDDVIKEIKQYVRNGWPAHKEDLELPLRRYYEERGYLNEGEGLLMHGHRVVIPNELRKEMLDRLHKGHLGIGKCRERARDAIWWPGISADIQNAVEKCEECLERRPQPVEPLMPTAVPERPWMMVGMDILTVRNQSFLVFVDYFSRYPEVARLTSTTAAAVIGKIKAIFARFGTPEVVRSDNGPQFRGEMLEFAKEYGFRLITSSPLLARSNGQAESAVKIVKNILLKEKDPNLGLLVYRSTPLETGYSPAELLMGRKLPTNLPISSYSLQPSWPNLREHREKMGIKKAKAAEKYNRRHRAQPLPELKPRDRVWVTDRKHYGKIVNRRNEPRSYDVEVNGGVVRRNRAFLVAAKSVAQSSGSGAGEFHQGEIMTRSGRVVRKPICMCER; from the coding sequence ATGGTGAAAGAAGTAATAAAGGCTCTACCAATGTCAGACACCAGGCTGGAAGAAGTCAGAGAAAAGCAAGAAAGAGACGACGTCATAAAAGAGATAAAGCAATACGTTCGTAATGGCTGGCCTGCGCACAAAGAAGACCTTGAGCTGCCGCTGCGGAGATATTATGAAGAAAGAGGATATCTCAATGAGGGAGAAGGATTGCTTATGCATGGACACAGAGTTGTTATTCCGAATGAGTTACGGAAGGAGATGCTCGATAGGTTACATAAAGGTCATCTAGGAATAGGGAAATGTAGGGAAAGAGCACGAGATGCAATTTGGTGGCCAGGAATATCGGCAGACAtacaaaatgcagttgaaaaatgcGAAGAATGTCTGGAGAGGCGTCCACAGCCCGTTGAACCCCTGATGCCAACTGCAGTTCCGGAAAGACCCTGGATGATGGTAGGAATGGATATCTTAACCGTCCGCAATCAGAGCTTTTTGGTTTTTGTAGATTATTTTTCCAGATATCCGGAGGTGGCGAGGTTAACAAGCACTACCGCAGCAGCAGTCATCGGAAAAATCAAAGCGATTTTCGCTAGGTTTGGGACCCCAGAAGTTGTTAGATCCGATAATGGGCCACAGTTTAGAGGAGAAATGTTGGAATTCGCCAAAGAATACGGATTCCGGCTAATAACGAGCAGTCCATTATTAGCGAGAAGCAATGGCCAAGCAGAGTCAGcagtaaaaatagttaaaaacattttactgaagGAGAAAGACCCAAATTTAGGATTACTTGTCTACAGGTCAACACCCCTGGAAACCGGATATAGCCCAGCAGAGCTGTTAATGGGAAGAAAATTACCCACAAACCTTCCCATTTCTTCATACTCATTGCAGCCATCGTGGCCGAACCTGAGGGAGCACAGGGAAAAGATGGGAATAAAGAAAGCAAAGGCTGCCGAGAAGTACAATAGAAGACATCGAGCTCAACCGCTGCCCGAGCTGAAACCACGAGACCGAGTTTGGGTGACTGATAGGAAACACTACGGGAAAATCGTCAATAGACGCAACGAGCCGAGGTCATACGATGTGGAAGTTAACGGCGGCGTTGTTCGGAGAAATCGAGCATTCCTCGTAGCGGCCAAATCGGTGGCGCAGAGCAGCGGGTCCGGAGCGGGGGAATTCCATCAGGGTGAAATAATGACAAGAAGCGGGCGGGTGGTGAGAAAACCAATATGCATGTGTGAGAGATAA